A stretch of Synergistales bacterium DNA encodes these proteins:
- a CDS encoding HD domain-containing protein, which yields MCQRQAGAIPGVDDTERQGDMVMESIDNAIIEEAPVGYFQSTVDGKLLKANCALARMFGFDSPEEMVAVTQKRPVQELLYQAPDSRQELVGEALDSSGEWLKVENDYVTKQGEPFAARLSLRALAKPQKGGFRLEGFIEDISRQKDVETVLERTRYLQSAVFESLATALCVVRADGVIENVNPEFARLTGYRRSDIEQNLRVEQILPTWTEGQAQGEQSGEESFSSVSEHSLMTRRGDQRTVTIKTAPVRQSTSTVLSLSDVTPLREREQRILQLNRMLQAVRGVNELIVRERDQKRLLEQVCAILVESRGFTSAWAVHVDDSGKVLHFGHAGFSHSFEAMRQRLETGLFPNCFHETLKSRGILVIDSLDDHCRECPVRHLHGNVKLMTMAIRHKERLFGVINVALPGDFVITPEERSLFEEMVGDLAFAFYNREIEEQHGRAEKRIADLSWSAITTLSQVVESRDPYISGHQQRVADLAVTVAEEMALSPETLETLRVAGLLHDIGKMRVPAEILSRPGKLSESEFALIREHPETGYAILQGIRFSWPVADIVLQHHERIDGSGYPHGLKGREIRLEAKILAVADVVEAMTSHRPYRPGLGLGAAIEEILHKKSTHFDEDVVQACVTVLEQNPDFIQTKSW from the coding sequence ATGTGTCAGAGACAGGCTGGAGCGATCCCGGGCGTTGACGATACGGAGCGCCAGGGGGACATGGTCATGGAAAGTATTGATAATGCGATCATAGAAGAAGCACCTGTCGGATACTTCCAATCCACGGTTGACGGGAAACTCTTGAAGGCCAACTGTGCACTGGCCCGCATGTTCGGTTTCGATTCTCCGGAAGAAATGGTGGCGGTGACACAGAAACGGCCCGTGCAGGAGCTTCTGTACCAGGCTCCCGATTCGAGACAGGAGCTTGTCGGCGAGGCCCTGGACAGCTCTGGCGAGTGGCTGAAAGTCGAGAACGACTATGTGACCAAGCAGGGGGAACCCTTTGCCGCGAGGTTGAGTCTGCGTGCGCTCGCGAAACCGCAGAAGGGGGGGTTCCGGCTCGAGGGTTTTATCGAGGACATCTCCCGGCAGAAGGATGTAGAAACGGTGCTGGAGCGGACACGTTATCTGCAGAGCGCCGTATTCGAAAGCCTCGCCACAGCCCTCTGTGTGGTGCGGGCGGACGGCGTGATCGAGAATGTCAACCCTGAATTTGCCCGGCTGACTGGATATCGGCGCAGCGATATAGAGCAGAACCTCCGGGTCGAGCAGATCCTCCCCACCTGGACCGAGGGACAGGCCCAGGGGGAGCAAAGCGGGGAAGAGTCCTTTTCGAGCGTTTCGGAGCATTCACTGATGACACGGCGGGGGGACCAGCGGACCGTCACCATCAAGACGGCTCCTGTCCGGCAGAGCACAAGCACCGTCCTCTCTCTCAGCGACGTGACACCCCTTCGGGAGCGGGAGCAGCGGATTCTGCAGCTCAACCGAATGCTTCAGGCGGTGCGGGGCGTGAACGAACTGATCGTCCGGGAGCGGGACCAAAAACGGCTTCTGGAGCAGGTATGCGCCATTCTTGTGGAAAGCAGGGGATTCACCAGCGCCTGGGCGGTGCATGTGGACGACAGCGGTAAGGTGCTCCATTTTGGACACGCCGGTTTCAGCCACTCCTTTGAAGCGATGCGTCAGAGGCTGGAAACCGGTTTGTTCCCCAACTGTTTTCACGAAACGCTGAAAAGCAGGGGAATCCTGGTGATTGACAGCCTGGACGATCATTGCCGGGAGTGTCCCGTCCGGCACCTCCACGGCAACGTGAAATTGATGACAATGGCAATCAGGCACAAGGAAAGGCTTTTTGGGGTGATCAACGTAGCTCTGCCGGGTGACTTTGTGATCACCCCCGAGGAGCGGTCGCTCTTTGAAGAGATGGTAGGGGATCTGGCCTTCGCATTCTACAACCGGGAGATTGAAGAGCAGCACGGAAGGGCGGAAAAACGGATCGCCGACCTGAGCTGGAGTGCGATCACCACACTATCACAGGTGGTGGAGTCCAGAGACCCCTATATCTCCGGGCATCAGCAACGGGTCGCCGACCTGGCCGTTACCGTGGCGGAGGAAATGGCGCTGTCGCCCGAGACCTTGGAGACCCTTCGAGTGGCAGGGCTTCTGCACGATATCGGCAAGATGCGGGTTCCCGCCGAGATCCTGAGCCGCCCGGGGAAACTGAGCGAAAGTGAATTCGCGTTGATCCGGGAACACCCGGAAACCGGGTACGCAATCCTGCAGGGAATCCGCTTTTCCTGGCCCGTGGCGGATATTGTGCTCCAGCACCATGAGCGTATCGACGGCAGCGGGTACCCCCACGGCTTGAAGGGCCGGGAGATACGACTGGAGGCAAAGATCCTCGCCGTGGCGGATGTGGTGGAAGCGATGACCTCCCATCGCCCCTACCGGCCGGGACTCGGCCTGGGGGCAGCCATCGAAGAGATACTACACAAAAAGAGCACCCACTTCGATGAAGATGTGGTTCAGGCATGCGTGACGGTCCTGGAGCAGAATCCCGATTTTATCCAAACCAAGAGCTGGTAA
- the ppk1 gene encoding polyphosphate kinase 1, producing MTDGQTAESRQQEEEQTRDTDLDAYELYFNRELNWIDFDVKVLEEALDETNPLLERVRFLSIFFNNLDEFFMIRVGGLKAQLVGGVLDTPPDGRTPLEQLSEIREKLQPYLHQASDCWHNRLMPALDRNGIKLKDLNTMTAEERDCLARYFEREVYPVLTPQAIDPGRPFPHISNLSLNLLVLLEDEEGIRHYARVKVPKNILRLVTVPCDTRNGNEGTDDLRQQPEKEFIWLEHLLRHNLQTLFPGLQVLRAVSFRVTRNADVEIVEDEADDLLSAVEEGIGQRFFGCAVRLEVEQSIQKQDLDFLVGRLQVTPYQVYMEPEPLGLSTIDEFCEIDKPDLKFPPFRSEVPPAFAEESSDIFSVIKKRDRLLFVPYDSFSPVVDFVRQAAEDPNVLAIKQTLYRVGKDSPIVKALIEARRNGKQVTALVELKARFDEENNIVWAREMEQAGVHVVYGLVGLKTHAKLCLVVRREEEGIQQYVHIGTGNYNHITAKIYTDLGVFTADRRICDDVTDLFNAITGYAKKTEYRELLVAPASMREELIRRIDREIEAHRNTGEGYIAFKMNQLVDKACIKALYRAATAGVRIDLQVRGICCLRPGVPGVNDRIRVTSIVGRFLEHPRIYYFHNGGESEVIIGSADMMPRNLDRRIEVLTPIKDPDIAQMVYRKILLVHLQDTEKTRELTPEGRYRRIASAEGEEPLNAQEEMLRNWKQWRSSDKEQNGGSKGGKFRFSPFTLSNYL from the coding sequence ATGACTGACGGACAGACAGCAGAGAGCCGGCAACAGGAGGAAGAACAGACCCGGGATACCGATCTGGATGCCTACGAGCTGTATTTCAATCGAGAGTTAAACTGGATCGATTTCGACGTCAAGGTGCTTGAGGAAGCCCTGGATGAAACGAACCCGCTCCTGGAGCGCGTGCGTTTCCTCTCCATATTCTTCAATAACCTTGATGAATTCTTTATGATCCGCGTAGGGGGATTGAAGGCACAGCTTGTCGGCGGTGTCCTCGATACCCCGCCCGACGGCCGGACTCCCCTTGAACAGCTTTCCGAAATCCGGGAGAAGCTGCAGCCCTATCTCCACCAGGCCTCCGACTGCTGGCACAACCGGTTGATGCCGGCTCTGGACCGGAACGGCATCAAATTGAAGGACCTCAACACCATGACAGCGGAAGAGAGGGACTGCCTGGCCCGCTATTTCGAACGTGAGGTCTATCCGGTGCTGACGCCCCAGGCGATCGATCCCGGCCGACCCTTCCCGCACATATCCAACCTGAGCCTCAATCTGCTTGTCCTTCTGGAGGATGAAGAGGGTATCCGGCACTACGCGAGGGTCAAGGTGCCCAAAAATATCCTCAGGCTCGTCACCGTCCCCTGTGATACCAGGAACGGGAATGAGGGAACCGATGATCTGCGTCAGCAACCGGAGAAGGAATTCATCTGGCTTGAGCATCTGCTCCGGCACAACCTCCAGACCCTCTTCCCGGGGCTGCAGGTCCTTCGTGCCGTCTCCTTCCGGGTGACACGAAACGCCGATGTCGAGATTGTCGAGGACGAGGCCGATGATCTGCTCAGTGCGGTGGAAGAGGGGATAGGCCAGCGTTTCTTCGGCTGTGCCGTACGCCTGGAGGTGGAGCAGAGCATCCAGAAGCAGGATCTCGATTTCCTCGTCGGGCGTCTGCAGGTCACACCCTATCAGGTGTACATGGAACCCGAACCCCTGGGGCTTTCGACAATCGATGAATTCTGCGAGATCGACAAACCGGATCTCAAGTTCCCACCCTTCCGTTCGGAGGTCCCTCCAGCCTTCGCCGAGGAATCCTCGGATATCTTCTCAGTCATCAAGAAGCGTGACCGTCTGCTGTTTGTGCCCTACGACAGCTTTTCACCGGTGGTGGATTTTGTCCGGCAGGCCGCTGAAGACCCCAATGTGCTCGCTATCAAACAGACGCTCTACCGGGTGGGGAAGGATTCCCCCATTGTCAAGGCCCTTATCGAAGCCCGGAGGAACGGCAAACAGGTAACGGCCCTTGTGGAATTGAAAGCACGATTCGATGAAGAGAACAATATCGTCTGGGCCAGGGAGATGGAACAGGCCGGTGTGCATGTGGTGTATGGCCTGGTAGGTCTGAAAACCCACGCCAAGCTCTGCCTTGTCGTCCGACGCGAGGAAGAGGGGATCCAGCAGTATGTCCATATCGGCACAGGAAACTACAATCATATTACAGCAAAGATATACACAGATCTGGGCGTCTTCACGGCAGACCGCCGGATCTGCGACGATGTCACCGATCTGTTCAATGCGATCACCGGATACGCCAAGAAGACCGAATATCGCGAGCTCCTCGTCGCACCCGCATCCATGCGTGAAGAGCTGATCAGGCGGATCGACCGCGAGATAGAGGCGCATAGGAATACCGGCGAGGGGTATATCGCTTTCAAGATGAACCAGCTGGTGGACAAGGCGTGCATCAAGGCGCTCTACAGGGCAGCCACCGCGGGAGTACGGATTGATCTCCAGGTGCGGGGAATCTGCTGCCTCAGGCCCGGTGTTCCCGGAGTCAACGACAGAATCAGGGTAACCTCCATTGTCGGCCGTTTCCTCGAGCATCCGCGTATCTACTACTTCCACAACGGCGGCGAGAGCGAGGTCATTATCGGAAGCGCCGACATGATGCCGCGGAATCTCGACCGCAGGATCGAGGTATTGACGCCGATCAAGGATCCCGACATCGCACAGATGGTCTACCGGAAGATCCTGCTGGTCCACCTGCAGGATACGGAGAAAACGCGCGAACTGACCCCGGAGGGCCGATATCGGAGGATTGCTTCTGCCGAAGGCGAGGAGCCGCTGAATGCCCAGGAGGAGATGCTCCGGAACTGGAAGCAGTGGAGGAGCAGCGACAAGGAGCAGAATGGCGGCTCCAAGGGTGGCAAGTTCCGTTTCTCTCCGTTCACCTTAAGCAACTATCTGTGA
- a CDS encoding HD domain-containing protein gives MKIAFVSDIHRGRQRGHFREQGLPWYLEAVLSRARNLKRIIQSGEEPARSEDAFPSPLLKERDPEKLVQALIPEHLGHSRQVARLALLLYDQLQAQGCLALGREGREWLRCGALLHDIGWTGGQKAHHKRSLGMIREMPLGALFANHRDRMIVASIARYHRKALPSSRHSHYASLSKADRKSVEQLGGILRVADGLDVSHRSVVRDLEVRMSAETVVLHVAADRDPILERSRAVEKGTLFEKAFGRNLVVP, from the coding sequence ATGAAAATCGCATTTGTTTCGGATATCCACAGGGGAAGACAGCGGGGGCACTTTCGGGAACAGGGGCTTCCGTGGTATCTGGAAGCGGTGCTGTCCCGGGCCCGGAACCTCAAGAGGATCATCCAAAGTGGCGAGGAACCCGCCAGGTCAGAAGATGCGTTTCCTTCTCCGCTTTTGAAAGAGAGGGATCCGGAAAAGCTTGTCCAGGCGCTGATCCCCGAACACCTTGGACATTCGCGGCAGGTCGCCCGCCTGGCGTTGCTTCTCTACGATCAGCTGCAGGCCCAGGGCTGCCTTGCCCTTGGTCGGGAAGGGAGAGAGTGGCTCCGGTGCGGTGCGCTGTTGCACGATATCGGGTGGACCGGTGGTCAGAAGGCGCACCACAAACGCTCGCTCGGGATGATCCGGGAAATGCCCCTTGGCGCCCTCTTTGCGAACCATCGCGATCGGATGATCGTTGCCTCCATTGCCCGGTACCACCGAAAGGCCCTGCCGAGCAGCAGACACAGCCACTACGCCTCTCTCTCCAAAGCTGACCGGAAGAGCGTGGAGCAGCTGGGTGGTATCCTGCGGGTGGCCGACGGGCTCGACGTCAGCCACCGATCGGTGGTCCGCGATCTCGAGGTGCGCATGTCGGCAGAGACTGTCGTTCTTCATGTCGCGGCAGATCGGGATCCCATCCTGGAGCGGTCGAGAGCCGTTGAAAAGGGGACCCTCTTTGAAAAAGCCTTCGGACGGAATCTGGTGGTTCCATGA
- a CDS encoding Ppx/GppA family phosphatase: MGRVVGFLDVGTNSARMLVVRINPNLTFRVLSQQREVIRLGEGEFQKDRLQPEAMERTVLICKRLVEMARSLRADEIIAVATSATRDASNREDFLRKIHRGTGMDLRVISGREEARLIFLGVSRAHHFPQQEALFIDIGGGSTEIILGDQHDFHYLDSLKLGAIRLSNLFSLSGYSGPLSNQVYQNMKRHVRNAVLRSVQRLRNRDFSLAFGSSGTIQNLAEVAGRHFGEKKNNEGLLTPEMLRRTIELLRTKTLEERRKVAGLNPEKADIIVPGASILETLMEDLQIPSVSVTDRGLRNGLLVDYLLRTEFGYLDSTMSVRERSVLQLARSCGFQEAHARQVARLALTLFDSGREAGLFAFGEWERELLYYSALLHDVGMFLSFSGHQDHTYYIIRNAELLGFDQKEIGIMAALGYYHRKKFPKAKHTQMQALDKSGQRIVRKLALLLRIAETLDRSHGKLVDRAAFLRTDDGRLTLELYAPEGCDLELWGLENHRKHFFKAFEESFRTRIVHRTEAVS, from the coding sequence ATGGGCCGGGTTGTGGGGTTTCTCGATGTGGGGACAAACTCGGCACGGATGCTGGTGGTGCGGATCAACCCCAATCTTACCTTCCGGGTGCTGAGCCAGCAGCGTGAGGTGATCCGTCTCGGAGAAGGGGAGTTCCAGAAGGATCGCTTGCAGCCGGAGGCGATGGAACGGACGGTACTGATCTGCAAGCGGCTGGTGGAGATGGCGCGTTCCCTGCGGGCCGACGAGATCATCGCCGTGGCCACCTCGGCCACCAGGGATGCGTCGAACCGCGAGGACTTTCTCCGGAAGATACATCGGGGAACCGGTATGGACCTGCGCGTCATCTCCGGGAGAGAGGAAGCACGCCTGATCTTTCTGGGGGTCTCCAGGGCCCACCACTTCCCGCAGCAGGAAGCCCTTTTTATCGATATCGGGGGCGGGAGCACCGAGATCATCCTCGGCGACCAGCACGATTTCCACTACCTTGATTCGCTGAAGCTGGGCGCGATCCGTCTTTCCAACCTCTTTTCCCTCTCCGGATACAGCGGGCCGCTTTCGAATCAGGTCTACCAGAACATGAAACGCCACGTCCGGAACGCCGTCCTGCGTTCGGTGCAGCGGCTGCGCAACAGGGACTTCTCCCTTGCCTTCGGCAGCTCCGGTACCATCCAGAATCTCGCGGAGGTCGCCGGCAGGCATTTCGGCGAGAAAAAGAACAATGAAGGCCTGCTTACCCCTGAGATGCTGCGCAGAACCATTGAGCTCCTTCGGACGAAGACGCTGGAGGAACGGCGCAAGGTCGCCGGGTTGAATCCGGAAAAGGCCGACATCATCGTACCCGGCGCGAGCATTCTGGAGACACTGATGGAGGACCTCCAGATCCCTTCCGTCTCCGTGACCGACCGGGGATTGCGGAATGGCTTGCTGGTGGATTACCTGTTGCGGACGGAATTCGGCTATCTTGATTCCACAATGTCTGTTCGAGAGCGGAGCGTTCTGCAGCTCGCGCGTTCCTGCGGCTTTCAGGAGGCCCACGCACGACAGGTTGCCAGACTGGCGCTGACACTCTTCGACAGCGGGCGGGAGGCGGGGCTCTTTGCCTTCGGCGAGTGGGAGCGGGAGCTGCTCTATTACAGCGCGCTCCTGCACGATGTGGGGATGTTCCTCTCCTTCAGCGGCCACCAGGATCATACCTACTACATTATCCGGAATGCCGAACTCCTCGGTTTCGACCAGAAGGAAATCGGTATCATGGCAGCGTTGGGATACTATCACAGGAAGAAGTTCCCCAAGGCCAAACACACCCAGATGCAGGCGCTGGATAAATCGGGGCAACGGATTGTCAGGAAACTGGCGCTTCTGCTCCGTATCGCCGAGACACTGGACCGTAGCCACGGAAAACTCGTCGATCGGGCGGCCTTTCTCCGCACCGACGACGGCAGACTTACCCTGGAACTCTATGCCCCTGAGGGATGCGACCTGGAGCTCTGGGGGCTCGAAAACCACAGGAAACATTTTTTCAAGGCCTTCGAGGAGTCCTTCCGGACGCGGATCGTGCACAGGACGGAGGCAGTATCCTGA
- a CDS encoding proline racemase family protein yields the protein MLQIVDTHTGGEPTRIVVGGLPRLPGKTMIEKWEYAQEHWQHLRTFLMHEPRGHNDMFGAFLVPPTDPDADYGVLFCDGGGFLTMCGHGSMGVGTALVALGTVTPTPPVTSVKVEAPAGMIELEVATDESGRAGEVTVKNVPSFVYRGHLQLQVPGFDSPVDYSIAFGGNFFAIMDIRQFGLTIRPEHAHRIQELGIAVRDQINAEVTSVHPEHPSIKDVKLVEFYEPGEGEAPTRNAVVFGEGQVDRSPCGTGTSAKMALLVREGKLQPGEEFVYEAITGSRFYGRLETGPTVGDYKAYTPYIRGRAFVTAFSQFFVDPEDPLKDGFRLG from the coding sequence GTGCTACAGATTGTGGATACCCATACCGGAGGAGAGCCCACCAGGATCGTCGTGGGGGGGCTGCCCAGACTTCCCGGCAAGACGATGATCGAAAAGTGGGAATACGCCCAGGAGCATTGGCAGCATCTGCGGACCTTCCTTATGCACGAGCCGAGAGGCCATAACGATATGTTCGGGGCCTTTTTGGTTCCACCCACCGATCCGGATGCGGACTATGGGGTACTCTTCTGCGACGGCGGAGGCTTCCTCACCATGTGCGGCCACGGGTCCATGGGTGTGGGGACGGCCCTCGTCGCCCTCGGCACCGTAACGCCCACCCCTCCGGTAACCTCTGTGAAGGTGGAAGCCCCTGCCGGGATGATCGAGCTGGAGGTCGCCACCGATGAAAGCGGCCGGGCCGGCGAGGTCACCGTGAAAAATGTGCCCTCCTTTGTCTACCGGGGTCATCTGCAGCTTCAGGTCCCGGGTTTTGACAGCCCTGTGGACTACAGCATCGCCTTCGGCGGGAATTTCTTCGCCATCATGGACATCCGCCAGTTCGGACTCACGATCCGTCCCGAGCATGCCCACCGGATTCAGGAGCTGGGGATAGCGGTTCGGGACCAGATCAACGCCGAGGTCACGTCGGTTCATCCCGAACATCCCTCTATCAAGGATGTCAAGCTTGTCGAGTTCTACGAGCCCGGGGAGGGAGAGGCGCCCACGAGGAACGCCGTGGTCTTCGGAGAGGGGCAGGTGGACCGCAGTCCCTGCGGAACAGGCACCTCGGCGAAGATGGCGCTGCTCGTCCGGGAAGGGAAACTACAGCCTGGAGAGGAATTCGTCTACGAGGCGATCACCGGCTCCCGGTTTTACGGCAGGCTTGAAACCGGACCGACCGTTGGTGACTACAAGGCATACACGCCCTATATACGTGGCAGGGCCTTTGTGACGGCCTTTTCGCAGTTCTTCGTCGATCCCGAAGACCCGCTGAAAGACGGCTTCCGTCTGGGGTAG